A single region of the Acidobacteriota bacterium genome encodes:
- a CDS encoding exo-poly-alpha-D-galacturonosidase — translation MHLTAAGIAGAAAGAATTSSAQDPPRTSPAPGAPGVQTFFDVRAFGAKGDGTTVDTPAINKGIEAVAAAGGGTLHFPAGTYLSYTIRLKSKVALYLDQGTTILAAETGPGGQYDAAEPNQWDHYQDYGHSHWRNSLIWGEDIHDFSIIGPGLIWGKGLSRGTRQGPRAEDPGVGNKAISLKNCHNVILRDFSILHGGHFGILATGVDNFTIDNLMVDTNRDGIDIDCCRNVRVINCSVNSPWDDGICLKSSFGLGYARATEMVTISDCLLTGSFEEGTLLDGTCKPFPADANIPRNGRIKFGTESNGGFKRITITNCVFDGCRGLALEAVDGAILEDISVTNISMRDIVDGPIFIRLGDRMRGPEGVPVGALRRVIINNIVCSNAASNISSLFSGLPGHPIEELKLSNILIEHRGGGTPAQATLQPPEEERERYPEPKRFGDTPSHGFFIRHVNGIEMSDVKILVQREDARPAFVLEDVRGADFFRIKIPKTANTSTFALKAVEDFNVGQCNNVSDTHIDKAENKKL, via the coding sequence CTGCATCTTACAGCTGCCGGCATTGCTGGCGCAGCGGCCGGGGCGGCTACAACATCGTCAGCGCAGGATCCACCTAGAACATCTCCGGCTCCTGGTGCGCCGGGCGTTCAAACTTTCTTTGACGTTCGTGCTTTCGGAGCCAAGGGCGATGGCACTACCGTAGATACTCCAGCAATTAATAAAGGTATTGAAGCCGTAGCCGCCGCGGGAGGAGGAACTCTACATTTTCCCGCGGGCACTTATCTTTCCTACACCATTCGTCTCAAGAGCAAAGTTGCCCTTTATCTCGATCAAGGAACCACCATCCTTGCTGCGGAGACCGGACCTGGCGGCCAATACGACGCGGCGGAGCCGAACCAGTGGGATCATTATCAGGATTATGGCCACAGCCACTGGCGCAACAGTCTCATTTGGGGAGAGGACATTCACGACTTTTCCATCATCGGTCCTGGCCTCATCTGGGGAAAAGGTCTTAGCCGCGGTACCCGTCAGGGGCCACGAGCTGAGGATCCCGGCGTAGGGAACAAGGCGATCTCGCTAAAGAACTGTCATAACGTCATCCTTCGCGATTTTTCCATTCTGCACGGGGGCCATTTCGGGATCTTGGCCACAGGAGTGGACAACTTCACGATCGACAATCTAATGGTCGATACAAATCGCGATGGCATCGATATCGATTGCTGCCGCAACGTGCGCGTCATCAACTGCAGCGTAAACTCTCCTTGGGATGACGGAATCTGCCTAAAGAGTTCCTTCGGTCTTGGATATGCGCGCGCCACAGAAATGGTCACGATCAGCGATTGCCTGCTCACAGGAAGTTTCGAAGAAGGAACCTTGCTCGACGGCACTTGCAAGCCGTTTCCGGCTGACGCAAACATTCCCCGAAACGGCCGCATTAAATTTGGCACGGAATCCAATGGCGGTTTCAAGCGCATCACCATCACGAATTGTGTATTCGATGGTTGTAGAGGCCTTGCGCTTGAGGCGGTTGATGGAGCCATCCTGGAAGACATATCGGTTACAAACATCAGCATGCGCGATATCGTCGATGGCCCGATTTTCATCCGCCTCGGCGATCGCATGCGCGGGCCTGAGGGCGTTCCGGTCGGAGCGTTGCGGCGGGTGATTATCAACAACATCGTTTGCTCTAACGCCGCATCGAACATTTCTTCCCTTTTCAGTGGACTCCCTGGACATCCAATTGAGGAGTTGAAACTGAGTAACATCTTGATTGAGCACCGCGGCGGAGGTACCCCGGCGCAGGCGACGCTGCAGCCGCCCGAGGAAGAGCGAGAGCGGTATCCGGAGCCAAAAAGGTTCGGAGATACCCCATCTCACGGATTCTTCATTCGCCACGTAAACGGAATCGAGATGAGCGATGTGAAGATTCTCGTGCAGCGTGAGGATGCACGTCCGGCATTTGTCCTGGAGGATGTGCGTGGCGCCGATTTCTTTCGCATTAAGATTCCGAAAACGGCCAATACATCCACATTCGCATTAAAAGCCGTCGAAGACTTTAACGTGGGCCAATGTAATAACGTGTCTGACACTCACATCGACAAAGCCGAAAACAAGAAATTGTAG